The Amyelois transitella isolate CPQ chromosome 20, ilAmyTran1.1, whole genome shotgun sequence genome has a segment encoding these proteins:
- the LOC106131444 gene encoding uncharacterized protein LOC106131444 gives MSAIAQKLCEEIVDPVVKSTSKIPSSQVHQSKLPSKKSSTANSRNRNIGKPTRSVVIKKEKTNKIVPNGSSKTVINKFRSKETILKKDYVEIGVNTEVSGSLRCDNNCITAVRKRGPNKCGGSGVTSCKCSLKRVRLKGTPKLIQTEQLHTCSLLDKACTQCVETASFGTTPFVKYDDNAPASSFKQSKTTFREPTLAFKESYHNMKEPRKYFYKPQHSFPGQHQSFNEYHSISKEPQRRKTDIHGSFVSYRSCKRWALSQYPVRGPDF, from the coding sequence ATGTCGGCTATAGCTCAAAAACTTTGCGAGGAAATCGTAGATCCCGTAGTAAAGTCTACTTCAAAAATACCAAGTAGTCAAGTCCATCAATCCAAGTTACCTAGCAAGAAGTCTTCAACTGCAAACAGCCGCAACAGGAACATAGGAAAACCCACACGTTCCGtggttataaaaaaagaaaaaaccaaTAAGATCGTACCAAATGGATCTAGTAAAACTGTCATTAACAAATTTCGATCAAAAGAGACTATATTGAAGAAGGATTACGTTGAAATTGGAGTCAATACAGAAGTAAGTGGATCTCTGCGATGTGACAATAATTGTATTACAGCGGTTAGGAAACGAGGTCCTAACAAATGTGGTGGATCCGGCGTGACTTCGTGCAAATGCTCTTTGAAACGAGTCAGGCTGAAAGGGACGCCGAAGTTGATACAGACCGAACAACTGCACACTTGCTCACTATTGGATAAAGCATGCACACAATGTGTTGAGACCGCAAGTTTTGGTACAACACCCTTTGTTAAATATGACGATAACGCGCCTGCTTCTTCCTTTAAACAATCAAAGACAACTTTCCGGGAGCCTACTTTAGCTTTCAAAGAGTCATATCACAACATGAAAGAACCAAGAAAGTATTTCTACAAACCCCAACATAGCTTTCCTGGGCAACATCAGTCTTTTAATGAATACCATTCAATTTCTAAGGAACCTCAACGGAGAAAAACAGATATACATGGGTCTTTTGTGTCATATAGATCTTGCAAACGATGGGCGTTATCACAATATCCTGTTCGGGGACCTGATttctaa